The Linepithema humile isolate Giens D197 chromosome 7, Lhum_UNIL_v1.0, whole genome shotgun sequence genome has a window encoding:
- the LOC137001093 gene encoding uncharacterized protein: MSFLHTHSNECLKSELDLFSLPPTQTSIERLQWIYYKPVTSLADDAPIEFVIPGPGEDYLDLTHTMLSLRVRVESSPLAGGGTAAGTLEFKVGPVNHLLHSMFNQIDIYFNQKLVSPPNNAYAYRAYIEALLNYSSPAKNSHLTSCLWDADTPGLMDALLESQATNQALVRRSRYMRDGQALDLIGHLH, encoded by the coding sequence ATGTCCTTTCTTCATACACATTCAAACGAGTGCTTAAAGAGTGAActcgatctcttttctttaccgCCTACACAAACCAGCATCGAGAGATTGCAatggatttattacaaacccGTAACGTCGCTCGCGGACGACGCGCCTATAGAATTCGTCATACCCGGCCCTGGGGAAGATTATCTAGATCTCACACACACCATGTTGAGTCTTCGCGTACGCGTAGAATCTTCCCCCCTAGCAGGAGGCGGTACCGCCGCTGGCACCCTCGAGTTCAAAGTAGGCCCTGTAAATCATTTACTGCATTCCATGTTCAACCAAATCGACATATACTTCAATCAAAAACTCGTGTCACCCCCAAACAACGCTTACGCGTATCGGGCTTACATTGaggcgttattaaattattcttcaccCGCAAAAAACTCTCATCTGACCTCCTGCCTGTGGGACGCGGATACCCCGGGCTTAATGGACGCTCTCCTAGAGTCGCAAGCCACGAATCAGGCTCTCGTGAGACGCTCGCGTTACATGCGAGACGGACAGGCGCTAGATCTCATAGGTCATCTTCACTGA